In the genome of Etheostoma cragini isolate CJK2018 chromosome 5, CSU_Ecrag_1.0, whole genome shotgun sequence, the window GTGACTTGCTCTGGTTGGTTCTTATACAGCAGAGGAAGGCTCTCCAGCAGCTCTTGCTCCATCGCCACTTGCTGGGCTTCGCGTGCCACTGCAAGCCTGACACCAAGATAAACAACTATTTTGTAATTAGTCCGTAGCTTTGAATATGTTTTGATACGTGGCATTTGTATGAGTACAGAAACAAGTGAGCATTtttctgtgtatgcatgtgtgccaCTGATGATGGGGAAATGTTATAATGTATGAATGACTTCCATGTACCTGGCCTGGTCCTGCAGGATGCGGAGGTCCCACTGCAGCAGTCCAGCAGCAGCTTTAGAGTCAGTGAGGCAGGTGGTGGGGACTTCAGCTACTGGAGccttctgctgctgcagctttgGAGCTGGACGGGGAACTGGATGCTTCTGCAGGTTGGACAGGATACGTTCCCTTGCTGCACACAGTAAGACGCAAAGACGTATATGAAAACTAGTAGCTACAAGTACAAAATCATTATCAGAATATTCCACTGCATGTCTACAGAATCAATTGTCTCTGTACCATTGTTGAGGCTGGTGTAGTCAGTGAAGCCGAGGTTTTGGGCTTGCAAAAAGATTGGCTCACTCTGCACCTTTTCCCATAGAGACAGAACCTCTCTCTCATCATACTGCAGACGCTCCTGGTCCACATACTCGAGCCACAGTTCCTACAACAAAACATGGCGACACAATTTCAAACTTAGAAGCTACATAAACATGATTTGAATGAGATTTGCCTAACCTGATACAACCAGTGTAtcacatgtttttcatttataaatgtaatcacaaaaaaagacaaacccaCCTGCTGCCGCTGCATGACCTGTGCCAGTCTGTGTGGTTCGTAGTCCGGAGGAAGAGAGGGCAGGTATACTTCCTGCTTTTGCAGATTCTCATCATCCAACCACAACGCAAATACACCAAACAACCTGTAGGGAACCAATCAGTGGAGATCGGAGAGCCTTATAACACAGTAACGGCTGCTACTACCTGCCAAACAACAAGAAAGAATGTTTTTGAGTGACCTACCTGACCAGCTCTGTGTGTAGCTGAGGAGAAGTGAGGTAAGGGGGACGGGGACTGTCAGGGCTTCCATCGCCCTGGCTGTCTGATGAAGGTGTGCGTGCTGGGGGCACCCTGAGGGCCTGGCTGGCGGCATGGTGGAAGTCCGACACCTCCTGTATTCTCTGTCTCAGGTCTCTGAGTAAAGCGGCCTGAGAAGAGCCCTGGAAGAATCTTCGGCCGATGCATCCACCTGCAACCAGCCTGGTGGAGGCCACATACAGAAAGAGACATTTGTCTTTCACATAGATTCTGTTTAATTCCTGGTTTCTCTGCCTAAGGatagagctgtgtgtgtgtgtatcgtACCCATACTCAGGTCCTGGTTGTCTAAGGTAGAGCTGTAGGAACTTCTGCCAGACCAGGGGAAGGATGGGGTGGTCAGGAGGCGTGGCTAAGGCCTGACACGCCCAGCGGTACACCTGCAGCCGCTGCAGAGATGGTGCTACTGGCAACTTCAGCTTCTGCTGCGCCTTCtggctcagacacacacatgcggTTAACACCATCTACATATAGCCTCTAGGATTATGAACCAACAGTAGACCAGGCTGATAAACACCATGTCACTGCCCTTGGACTTTTCAAGGACTCTATAGGTTTACTCAAATGTCCTAGAGTGCAAATTGGGGCATTTTGTCCTCCACATACTGTGTCCTGTAATTTGAAATGTCTTGTAAACTGTCAATGCCAAGTGATACTGAACGCATGCTGAAGCAATCCCGAGATTTCCACCTCAACCAATGTATAACTTCTTACATATGTGATTGTATACCTTTAAGGCTTGTTCTGGGGAAATGTTGGGATCTGACAGGAGCTCATTCTCAACACAGCGTCTCAGCTGAGAATCCTCCTCAAACACACTCTCCATATTCAGCACCAGCCAGGCAAACCAAACCTAGAAACACACAACACCTGTCAGGACTGAGAACTGTACTTATATGATCAAGAGTACTTGCATGTACTACTGGTGCTTTGGAGAGCCTTACCTCCACACTCAGGGATTGGCCCTCCATGAAAGAGGGTGTGGCATTTCCGGCAATCCAGCCAaccagagaggagagcagacCCCGATCTCCATGGTAACCCAAGGCATTCTGCATGAAGTATGAAAATGGAAAACTTTACAGCTATTGCTGTTGTCACTGTGCTTTTCTGAAACATTTAGCAGTTGGCATGCCTATTTCAACAGTATACTAACTAATGATACCAGATTTCCATTCAtagcttaaaggagaattccggccaatttttatgttaatcttgattgctatGGATATGCGGGTAcctttgattgaaaaaaacccGACCTGAATTGGTGCAgacaacactgagtagctgcagctatgAGTAAAAGCGTCCAATGAGCTAAAAAGGCAGTTGACGGGGCAAGTTTtggagtgcctttgtgcctgtgaacagacacacaatgcaattaatatgtcaGGCCCTTACATGACAACAAGttgcgttttcaactcagacattgttttaattcaactACCCTGTCTTGATCTTGCCAATGGGTAGCTTGCTAAcctggttagctgctagagttagctgttagctgctagctgttatcTGCTACTGATAAGTGTGTTtagccaggcttttgtgaaaatcaaaaAGCAGCAGTTCgatgtgtatttgtagctcttCCATTTTGTGTGCGAtcgatctggtgttggtgagtaggaggcttggcagtgtcgaTCTGTGTGGTAGTTCCCTTAGCTGGGCAGGTAGCCTTCGTCTACGCCTTCCTAGCCTCCCGCAGCCGACAACAATCCCGACTGCCCGGTGGTGTAGTGGGTGTCCGCCATTACataggtaattgagcactgtaATGGTTGTGACAATATCAgtaactatgtaactacatgCACTGAGTCAACACCTTATGCTGTTGGTACAGAAGTTTCTGCACACAGTCCTCCTGATGGCGTGTGAATGCTGCACAGCAGATCTGATCCATAAGGAACAGGACAGTTTTGTCCCGGTACCACAGGTTCTGCTGAGTCAAAATCCCCACCCAAAACTCCAGCACCACAGCAGCACCGACACGACCGGGTTGTGAGCTCTCCACCACATGACTCTGGaggataaaacacacacatggttaTTTGCCAGCCTTTTTCAAACCATTAGTAGAATCCTGGATGTTCTGTGATGTCCGAAGAATGGAAAAACTCTATAATCTTTATGATAAAAGCTGGCTGAGACAAACCTGAATGACACTGTTTAGCAGTCGGACATTGTCTCCATAGATGGTTCCTGTGAGGAGTGGTGCTACCCGGTGAGTGACCTGCTGTGTCACACCTTGAGGACACACGCTGTCGTACTGCAAGAACAACTGGATACAACTCACAAACCTGGCATAAACAGAGGGACCAcagtagaagaaaaaataagCATGGGAAATACAGTAGCTGCTACAATACATATGTTTTATGGGCTGTGTGTATGTAAGGATGCATCTTTCTTACTGAGGGTTGTTGAGCAGGTAGAAGCTGAGAGAGTAGGTTGGGGGTAGGATGTTGTCCAGAAGATGCACAGCAGCTCTCAGGTGGCGAGACTGAATCAGACTCTTCAACAACCCGACTCCATCAGTGCAAAAGTGTTCTAGACtagaacaaaacacagaaaggtGAACACAGGAGATTAGAGGTTAATTGAATTCAAATGCTACATATCAGGCTTTGGGTAAGTGAGTACAAACCTATGCCCCACTGTTGTCATGGCGATGGACAAGTAGCATCCAATAGGAATGCCTGCTTTTACAGCCTTTATAACAGAGTGCATGCTGGGAGTGTGCGTAAGCTCTGGAGGTGGGTTGGACGACAAAGCAGGGACCGACCAGGCTCCTTTTGGGTTCTGGGAATTGCCATGGAGCTTCAGCCTTAGCAACAGTTGCCAAGCCCATTGACTAAAGGATGCTTCAGGAGATACACCCAAACGAAGGACACTGGCAAGGTAAGACACCTGAAGGGAGGAGGTtagagacagaaagatggacAAACTGGCCATGGTGGTTCACACTAAATATCTGTGACTAAAGAGTGGATGTGTCACCTGTTTGATCCCCTCTGATATGAGGCCACTGTACGGTTTGTCAGTTAGGTACTTTTGATAGGCTTCAGCCACTAGCAGAGCCACTTCAGTGTGGAGCGATGACAACAAGGCCAAGGAGCCATCCTGCAAGAGGAAACAGGTTGAACTACAAACCCACAACCATACTCATACTCATCTGGACacatcatttttaatgaatCAGTGTCTACCTGTGTGTAACCCCAGTTCAGACCCTCCAGTATAACGCAAGCCAGCCGGTTCTCGACAGCAGACAGAGGATGCTGGAGCAGCCAGGCTCCGATCACGCATATTTCCTCTGGCCGTGGCCGCCACAGATTCAGAGGCAGCTCTTTGCACAAGTACAAAGCCACCtaacatacacattcatacaaattgttatacagacaaaacaaaaaggcaagATTTAGGCtgaatgccaaaaaaaaatatgtttctctcaATATGGtcaaatacatgcatttatgtCTTAACAGAATAGCAATACCAACCATTCCCACACTTTGTATGGTCTCTCTTAGTCTCTCCAAGAGCACAGAGATAACATGGGGATGGGCTGTTGCTATGGTAGCCAGCAACTCCCGCCCCACTTTAGAGTAAGTTTCTCTGGTAGACACACTCACATAAGACACCTGAcgcaaaaataagaaaagagatGTCAAATAACaagatacatactgtatattttctaaCCAAGCAGACCAGGGTGAGGAATCTTTTACCAGTGTTATACATCCTTGTTTTCTCAATGCCAACCTCCTATTTTTATATTGGTTACTTTAGGCACTATAtatgaaaacaaagtgttttatttcatgtggtCCACACTACATATTGTATCTAAGTAATGCAGTAGCTTTGTAAGACATCTAATTACTataagtcttcattttgttcatGCATCTTCTGGTATTTTACCTCTGCATCTCCTTTTCATACCTGGTACATCAGCAGAGTTATGGTTGTGATGAATGCGGGGTCAGAGTGCTGAGTTGGTGTGGCCATGTGTGCCAGTGCGGTGAGGAGGGAGATGCCATCAGAGCTGTTCACTTCACACAGCCAGTGCTCAAACCTGTCCTGGTGCGCTGTGTCTgacaaatacaattaaatatgaCGGTGGCAACTGTCAACATCACACTGGGAAGAATAATAGAACACACATTttgaagctgtttttaaaatcttgATGCAATAGATGCTAAGTGTATTAGAAATTGAGGTTAagtagttggaaaaaaagttacattcaAACGTTTTTAACCTAACTTGTGAAATACTAAATAGTGTTTTAGATAGACGATGCTGACAGGCCACATCTAAACATAAAGTAACTACAATGCCCATGCTAGTTCCATTTTTAGGATTTGAAAGATAATGTTTGTGCAGGTTAGGAGCGTATAATGGTACCTCTAAGAGCCTGAATGCAGGAGCGTGTGTCACTAGAAGAGTCCAGTGTTTCAAGTCCTGCTGTCTCTGCGCACTGCATAACGTAAAGGACCCTCCACAGCATAGAGCTGGACAGAGTCCCATACGGCATCTCGGACATAAACAACCAAATGCCCAACCTATAAAAGACGatcacaggaaataaaagtgaagctcataaaataaataatttccaGTTGAATTAGATACTTGAGGCCAAATCCTCACCTTTTGTTTCTGAGTACATGTAAAACAGCTCTGAGGAAGAGATTGTCATATTCCAACTGCAGTTTGTCCAAAGACAGAGAGTGTCCATGAGAGCTGGATCCACCAACCCCATTTACACTCACGTATTGGGCCCAGTGATCACTGACATAACACACCGTCattctgagaaaaaagagaaaagacaacattatggataaatgttatatactgtatatatgtatagtttAACTGTAGATTATTGTTGCACTGACCGTATGATGTGTCCTATACGTTTAACGAGCTGTCTGTATCGTGCCCTGTTGTAGGTTTGCAGTCCAAGAGTGAGAATTTCGATGAGCGAAGAGGCAAAAGCAAAAACACGCATCATCTTCTGACTGGAACTGACCTGGGGTTCATAAACACCTGgaaggaaatgttttttcagTTCATAAAGTGAGAGATACAATAAGAGATACAGGGTCCATGCCTATGGACCCTGTACATAGGCATTCTCTATGTGCTCCCTCTCATCCACGGCTTTTCATTTCAGTATCTTTGTGGGGCCTCCTCACATGAGAGATGACACacatgactgactgacagacacacagacagacagacagacagacgtacCCTGCTGGCTCATCCCCAGCATGTGTGAATAGAGCTGCTGGAACGGGAACTGGGTCAGCAGGGAGATCAGATCCTCCTCACAGAGCAGCAACCAGCTGCTCTCTGGCTCCTCATCCtaaacacagagaggaacaaTGCAGTTAGAGGCTAAATGGTCACATACTGGACTCTTTAAGACAACAAGTCATGACAGTCTCTATTTTACACTTATTGAAGCTGCTAAAAGGTGTTTTAAGGCAGGATGCAAAGTGGAGGACTACATTTTCTTCTATACATAAAATAGTAATAAcactttattatataaaaaaggattttgttttaaatctacAAACATAAGACAAATGCAAACAATATACAGActaattaaattacaatattttatgtgttatgttactatttgaaaaaaaagaaaaaaagtttcttaAAGGTTCCCAAAACACAGTGGTATCACTACAACATAGTGTATTAATCTAGCCTAATCTTTTAgataattatttcttttcaaacagTGATGTAggagttttatttgttttcttaacaTGCGGTCATTGCCTGTCGAAACATACCTCCTCTCCCCCTTCATCCACTAATGTCCAGTTGCCAGAATCAGGTCCAGAAGCACCGGAGCTCTGGCTATCACATGGCTTCAGATGCCCCAGAAACTCTGACCGTTGTCTGGGTCAAAACACAGAAGCCACTGGTTAGAGAtgtgagttgttgtttttttaccctgaAACAATGGACTGGACTCTCAAGGAAAAACCAAAGATATAAAGCTAGAGTGTACAGTTCACACTTAGTGGGCGATAAAGAGTAATTGCACAAACTTGAGAAATGTTTCAACAGGCGGTTAGACTCAGAGAAGCAGATATCCTTCCTCTCCAAAAAACACCCCTTCATCTGAGGGACTGATGCTGGGTAAACACTTTTCCAATGACATATGGGTAAAAAGTTTACAATAAATTCACACGCCAAGATATGCTTGGGTGAGAATGTgctggtgtatgtgtgtttttatatatatatatatatatatatatatatatatatatatatatatatatatatatgtgtctcCAACAGACTATCATTGTTCAATACAATGAACActgacaatgacaataaagatctATTTATCTAACAACACTGTCTCTTATGGACTAACAGTGGCAAAAAACTCATACTTAAATTCTGCAAGCCGAAATGGATTTCAGAATTAACACATTGCACCTAGAAAGTAAGGTTTATATCAAAGGATAAACGGGAacagttttcaaaaatattgtcATCTTTTATTTCTGTACCTTGATCAACCTACATCAACTTATTTTCCCATTCTTCATTAATCTGTACTTAGcttgtaaaatatttgtaaacGTTTAGGCAGTTCAATATTGCATATAAATGTCAAGACTTATGTACAAAatgcttttaataaaaatatatttaaaacaagaaagtaaGATGTTGCTAAAGGGGCTCCGGTATTTACCTTGCAGGTGACATTAGGATGGCCAGAGCTTGCATAAAGTGCTGTACTCCACATGTGTTCCTCAAAACTTGGATCTGAAGCAGAAATTGGCAACTCTAGTCAGTATGTACAACCACTGACGTGACAACAATAAATTCAAAAATGGCAGTGTCCCTAACTAACCTGAAGAAAGGGTGCAGCCCACTGGCCCACCCCGGCAGGACAGCACAGAAGATGACACAGTAGGTACAGGTGCTCTCCTGACCCTCCAACATGCAGCAGGACTGCCACCTGGAGAGTGGACCAGAACCATgcgagaaaacaacaaaaaacctcAACCAGTGAAACTTGGGAGTAAGAAAAGTGGtacaatgtttgtgtgtgtaggtgtgtgtttgtttgtttgtgtgtgtgtgtgtgtgtgtgtgtctgtgtgtaccaATCTCTCCAGCCAGTGATGGATGTCTGTCTGAAACTGTGTGTCATCCAGGACTCTACGTATAAAGCTAAACAGGACACTGACGGCCTCTTTCAAGGGTTGGAGAGAACAAGGCTGTGTTCTGCTACCCGAGTAATctgataacaaaaacaaacacaaagcgGATTTAGGGTATGTACTTATCATTATGCATGAGAGACAAGTTTTTAACAGGCATGTAATGGCCACTTCAAGGCAAGTAGAATCTGTTAGTCTCTAACCTTTGAGTAGATGATACAAATATGATTCCACCTGGAGGCGTGACAGCAGAGCAGTGTACGCATGTAGCGTCACCTTCTGATGGAGCAGCTCACTGCGAGCTTCAAACATTCTCCTGAGCTCAGCAAGCACACACTGACTGAACTCTGCCTGCTGGAAGCGATGGTACCCACACACCTTAGATTGATCTGCACATACACCCTGTCAAGAGCAAATTGAAAATTAAGTTTCCTTACAGCAGAAGATTTTGGGTAATAGTTTTCTTGCCacactttatttctgttttttgttttaaccacCACACCTGAAGTGTAAGCTGTTCATCTTTGAAGCTCCAGAGACGATTCTGTGTGCTCTTGCAGTCAGAGGACTGTGTATGTAACTGTGTGTGAGACTGGGTCAGCTGTCTACGACAGCGCCAGTAGTTCTGCAGCAGTTCGGTCAGTTCGTGGCTCTCCTGCCGGGCTAGAGCGCAGAACTGGGCTGCACACACTTCAACACCCTCTAACCAAGCTTGCAAACCTCCGCCGGGTTCCCACACACTCAGCTGCTCCTGTGAGAACggctgcaggaaaaaaacaacaacatcaggtGCAAAAGATTATCTCACATGtaaatgcatgtgtatgtgtaaggaTACAATGATTTTTGTTGAATAATATCTATCTTATCATCAGggtcaaaatcaaaaatcacattATATTGACCAAttaacttaatgtttttatatataatcaCTTATATATGTGGATACCATGAGCAAACAGGTAGCGGCAATTACTGTTCACTgagctagaacagtctgatAAGTTGCAATTTAAAAGCAGGAAACACGAATTCCCATTatatcatcacaatacaataaccaaaaaacagtttttcatgTTAATAAATTGTGTGGATTTTCAGTTGAATAGATGTCTGCAGAAATGGTGAATAACACGTttaattgtaaaatgaaaaatgactttaTGACAAGTCAGCTTATGAATATTATTTTGTCACCACCGATACATTCCCAATCCTTTAGGAACTTTTAGGAGTCAAATTATACTGCATTCACTTTTAGTTGTTGTCGTATTGTTTCATGGGAAAGACGTTGACAACCTTTCAACTGAGTTGTTCGACAACACATATTTCAAATATCCCACAACTGCACTCATATATCTAACTTAATATTATCTCTCGGTGCATGGGATTACCTGAATTTCTGGAGCTGTCTCGGGTAATTCTGGGTAGAGTTTGCTCTTAGAAAGTTCAGCTACAGACTCCACAGGCTGCAAACTTGGAGGGGAAGTATCTTGCTCAGGAAGTGCCAACACTGCAGGTCCCTTTTGCCTACTTTTCATAGTTTCCTCACGGAGCTGCATCACGAGGCCCTCCTCCAGT includes:
- the epg5 gene encoding ectopic P granules protein 5 homolog translates to MEAVRPKKTKAKASGTSQLVRKQKQAGEDKRASAPAAVCDEASTSGFTDIPLSLLYEGPVEEPQDPVQPPETTPQPSDLPSEKQQTSSSHTLPTSVLDNTSRSSMASQDTVHLTETKEDNEGEAAQGAGLKSEAQTPELGKDTQSWNPPCVSTQFQIPKAPSAPSLYPSLPTLEEGLVMQLREETMKSRQKGPAVLALPEQDTSPPSLQPVESVAELSKSKLYPELPETAPEIQPFSQEQLSVWEPGGGLQAWLEGVEVCAAQFCALARQESHELTELLQNYWRCRRQLTQSHTQLHTQSSDCKSTQNRLWSFKDEQLTLQGVCADQSKVCGYHRFQQAEFSQCVLAELRRMFEARSELLHQKVTLHAYTALLSRLQVESYLYHLLKDYSGSRTQPCSLQPLKEAVSVLFSFIRRVLDDTQFQTDIHHWLERLVAVLLHVGGSGEHLYLLCHLLCCPAGVGQWAAPFLQIQVLRNTCGVQHFMQALAILMSPARQRSEFLGHLKPCDSQSSGASGPDSGNWTLVDEGGEEDEEPESSWLLLCEEDLISLLTQFPFQQLYSHMLGMSQQGVYEPQVSSSQKMMRVFAFASSLIEILTLGLQTYNRARYRQLVKRIGHIIRMTVCYVSDHWAQYVSVNGVGGSSSHGHSLSLDKLQLEYDNLFLRAVLHVLRNKRLGIWLFMSEMPYGTLSSSMLWRVLYVMQCAETAGLETLDSSSDTRSCIQALRDTAHQDRFEHWLCEVNSSDGISLLTALAHMATPTQHSDPAFITTITLLMYQVSYVSVSTRETYSKVGRELLATIATAHPHVISVLLERLRETIQSVGMVALYLCKELPLNLWRPRPEEICVIGAWLLQHPLSAVENRLACVILEGLNWGYTQDGSLALLSSLHTEVALLVAEAYQKYLTDKPYSGLISEGIKQVSYLASVLRLGVSPEASFSQWAWQLLLRLKLHGNSQNPKGAWSVPALSSNPPPELTHTPSMHSVIKAVKAGIPIGCYLSIAMTTVGHSLEHFCTDGVGLLKSLIQSRHLRAAVHLLDNILPPTYSLSFYLLNNPQFVSCIQLFLQYDSVCPQGVTQQVTHRVAPLLTGTIYGDNVRLLNSVIQSHVVESSQPGRVGAAVVLEFWVGILTQQNLWYRDKTVLFLMDQICCAAFTRHQEDCVQKLLYQQHKNALGYHGDRGLLSSLVGWIAGNATPSFMEGQSLSVEVWFAWLVLNMESVFEEDSQLRRCVENELLSDPNISPEQALKKAQQKLKLPVAPSLQRLQVYRWACQALATPPDHPILPLVWQKFLQLYLRQPGPEYGLVAGGCIGRRFFQGSSQAALLRDLRQRIQEVSDFHHAASQALRVPPARTPSSDSQGDGSPDSPRPPYLTSPQLHTELVRLFGVFALWLDDENLQKQEVYLPSLPPDYEPHRLAQVMQRQQELWLEYVDQERLQYDEREVLSLWEKVQSEPIFLQAQNLGFTDYTSLNNARERILSNLQKHPVPRPAPKLQQQKAPVAEVPTTCLTDSKAAAGLLQWDLRILQDQARLAVAREAQQVAMEQELLESLPLLYKNQPEQVTMALECKGKGGQPCQGPANITVTCEGVQRQDAVQTQITSIRRDIKKLQADAMAPPPESLAQAAVHTENFITALVNMYKAEKSPAVQHVGVSAFYLVVSFVCEDTLRHPPTRQYISSCVEILGQVFIQGNPEECGRVLKTILEQRRLCPLISPFFTPNSAPNQLVVLYQDVVTSLQLDSADVIFMLLTKFDLSQWLNEAHPVFSERTRLLELVHGALCICGRDPEPEFLTPFHLFTKHWTWILRHHFPDHYSDCLRLLMTSSSDQLLSPECWKVTLRVLGCLPPSHNTKSKAEQARSTADISGRAVGSPSSPHRSPISLSPQQVDETVDWLSEFFLRSRLTKPDLSSFGLYSAWRPYINEVVSFWDHLIGCLINVQLSSCAREKALLDLHSKIVKLFKPWIFPLDTEDGGNLKCYPWLETDASAAGCLVSLYVQLTETLHHKFRDRLFPGQRGTLWLCMMQYCESCTAPRTPEYLLYMYHTHLRSLPWRHLHPDTQLMEQLFNVERGSPKSCFLFLGEVLCEVNWVSVLSDHLQTPPNSTTYPTLPDTGTQKETHTMLVYLLYMLVFLAKEEQILTQQDSPLLSLLVQSTSLPWHQLDLSSYQGILGYVVTHYPPSLLLSTDSAPQLLLKSLRSAAGLHPRPDEVPHCEETRKAGAYVCWCVQSLVTLEQGGSISLSSLEAQLESLLESIVTFNPPERGLEQRHMAFCSLFSDALALLNGVGVSTGEALAAHAITWLDRKGRGFPILPLLTACSRSLASVRHMTRIMEACITAYFNHAEEESLGWGPVLVSLQVPELTVDDFLSESQSGGSFLTLFAFILQRLNSEYTGANERRTLALINSWTNQVFPSGPGDEAKLFLWWHKTLSLSVEQLKPQAGQTEVSGVIMGLLRLQTRLLQLGEERLNSGLLGAIGLGKKSPVSNRFRVVVRSLAAFLSIQVASETELRLQPTSDLQLSAKAQQMMGVLEAMLGNKQYAELEDSVNKVVQFIRYPGHCLRDGPRLLALLANLLYPDLRYLHIIR